ACCTATTATGCTGCTTAGGAATATTGACCCTAAAGGTGGACTATGCAATGGTACAAGGTTACTTGTAACACAATTAGCAAATCACGTCATTCAAGCCAAGTTTATAACCGGTGACAAAGTTGGCCAAAACGTTTTGCTCCCAAGAATGTTTGTTTCTCCACCAGAAGCAAGATTTCCATTTAGGATGAGACGGAGACAATTTCCTGTTGCTCTTGCTTTTGCAATGACTATTAATAAAAGTCAAGGTCAGACGTTACAAAAAGTTGGATTATATTTGCCGAGACCTGTGTTTTCCCATGGGCAATTGTATGTTGCTGTATCCAGAGTAACGTCGAGGACAGGATTGAAGATCTTGATAACTGATGAGAAAGGAAATCCCCAAAAAAGCACAATGAATGTAGTATATAAAGAAGTTTTCCAAAACATTTACGCTACATAGGTGTTTCAATGTGGTTGCcaagtaagttttttttattatgtttaatatatacatatgttaacAGTTACTtatgatattaatttaatactGATGCTGACCATATCTTCCTGCTTCGCCCACCTCTACCTGACATGTTTGGTGTATCATCTCCATCACCGTCCTCTCGGCTGACGCTTTCTTGTGCGTGTTATCTTTCCACTTCTTGTATATTGCACCTACTTTGTTTGCCCTCACCTTGGCTCCACTCTCTGTCTTTATCTGTATTTAGTTACAAGCGAGCCTCAAGTTAGGACCATAAGACATTCTTTAACCAAAAGACAAATTTCCTTATTTTGTAATTAGGGTACGAACCTTCACAATGGCTGTTAGCCTGTTACACGATCTCCATTGTTCAACTTGATGTACTTTTTACTTTTCTGTTTACCCAAGACAAATCCAGCTTAATAAGATTACATTCTGAGACATTATTATGATGCATattaattgtttaatattttcaaaaatcattttgCCCGCGTCCACGCGGGCTGGACACctagttttatatattattaaggtacacttttatacttttgaagaacattaattggaaatatttgaattgattaaatttcattggtgaaaagttattggaaagtgtataataaaataaaaaataaattaaattataaatatttattaaattcttaataaacgtACATACTCTATAAAAACTTAATTTCAGAAAAAagagtattttataataatcaatttttttatcaaatataacaATCAATTTTGGACAACCTGCATCCACTATACTTTTCTAATATAAAagcatatatttattatacataAAAACGATTTATTTATCATGCAATTTCGCAGCTTAAGGACGTTACACGTTCCTAAGAGCACGATTATCGTTCGTCCCAAAGCCCGTCCTTATTAATATTGGGTCgagaaataaatcaaaaagaccAAATAACATTGTAAACGGACCTTAATTTAGGATGTTGGGCTTCTTCCTTACGAGGGACGTGGCATCATTCAATTGGTAGTCGAAATAGGGTTGGGGAAAGTCGCACCGTGTCTTTTTTTCACCCTTCTCCTGATTCTCTCTTCTCCGCGGCGATAGTTTTGGCGATAGCCTCTCCGGAGATTTCAAGGACGAATCGACATCCCCAATCGATCTGCTGCCTCATCGACGCTTCTCCGGCGATTCAAACCCAAACGAGGTATGTGTTCCTCCTTCTTCATCGGATTTAGATGATTTTGTTGTCATTGACGATTTGTATCCTCCGTTTCTGGGATCCGTCATGGCGAAAGCTCCTCCAGAGATTTCAAGGACGAATCGACATCCCCAATCGATCTGCTGCCTCATCGACGCTTCTCCGCCGATTCAAACCTAAACGAGGTATGTGTTCCTCCTTCTTCATGGGACTGTCCTTTGTGATTGTAAATGAAATAGAGTTACGgttttgttaattttgtttCGTCTTCCTTGCATGCATAGAACAATTTAGCAATTTGCTTGTACAAACGCCTTGATGCTTGATGCTTGATTTCATTAAGAAAATTAGCTGGCCTTGATGCTTGATTTCATTTAGGATCATTTGAATTCCTGTTATATATTGATTCTCCATGTTATCTGAAAtttattgtgttttgttttcgGTGTAACTTGTATCAAGAATTGCATATGATTCTTTGGAAATTCTCGTTTCTACGTTAAATATTGAGTTTCATACATATATTGCAACTGATTATTTAGAGACTTTTGTTTCTATTGAGTCTGATTATTTAGAGTTAAGGTTAGAGTTAGTTCAATTGAAACCAAATACACTTTCAATTTAATGAGCTAGTTAAAGTACAGTTGATAGGTTTAGTGTTGTTGTTACTGTAATAACTTTTGATAAGACCTTGGTGGTTAATGGTTAGTCATAATGTGGCTTACTTACCACACTTAAATTTTGTCTATTAAACCCCAACCATACTTTTATAATCGACACAATCTACTATCTCTCCACTATCATCTTAAAGCCTTTAATCTTATCTgatttctcttctataatctCTTCTATGTTCGTATTGGTATGGCTTCAAAGTATCCATATTCCCGGTCTTCTAGTTATATAggacttcttaacagtcaacaCAAAACTGTTAACCATGAAAACTACCCTTATGGAAGTTTTCATTCTAGTGTGAACCTTGGAGCATCAGAAATCTCCCCTTTCAGTTCCCAACAACCTGACGTGCCAGATCAACCTATAGTCACACCAGTGGAGCGTAGGGAGAGAAAGAAATGGACGCCTGCTATGGACGAGGTTCTGATAAGTGGCTGGCTGAACACATCTAAGGATGTTGTTGTTGGAAACAATCAAAATGCACGGATCTTCTGGGAACGTGTTGAGGCATATTGCAAAGCAAGTCCTCATGGTAGAGCGGGTGGTGTGATGACAGAGAATCTCCattgtaagcagaggtggcacAAAATAAATGACTTGACGAACAAGTTCTGTGGTGCATTTGCAACAGCAGAGAGACAAATGACTTCTGGCTAGAACGACACTGATGTTCTCAAGTTGGCTCATCAAATATTCTACTCTGATCACAACATGAAGTTCAACCTTGGACATGCGTGGTGTGTGTTGAGGCATGAACAGAAATGGATTAGCCTTAACACTCCTAAACCCACCGGCACTTCAAAGAGAAAATCTGGTGGGGAAAATTCCCAAACCTCTCACATgaatgttggtgataatgaggtTCGACCTGAAGGTATCAAGGCTGCTAAAGCAAAAAGGAGTAATGGTCAGGGGAAGTCTATGGCTGAGTATACGACCATCTGGGAGATGAAGAAGGAAGATTTGGCGATGAAGGGTAAACTCTCAAAGCTGGCTATTCTAGACACTCTTCTAGCCAAAAAAGGACCACTTAGTGAGGCTGAAGAAGTGGTCAAGAATAAGCTTCTCGCTGCTTATTTCTGAGAATTAGAGCCTAGCTACGTTTCTAATTTATAATTATGTCTTTAAATTATGTTCTAAGTAGTTTGTATTATCTTTAACTTGATGAATGTAGTTCGTGTTTCGTTATGTCTATCGTTATTAATGAATCACTTCTTATGTTAATCCCCTCTATGTCTTGATAAATGTACTTCCTTTCGTTATATGGCTTTTCTTGTCTTATTCGATGGCTTTACTTATCTAATAAGGTTAACTTTACCTCTCGATTATTCACTCGTTGCTAGGAGGCTAGCTAGAGTTTCAGATACCAGTTCTATTTaccttctcttatttttttttgcaggttaaGTTATCCATGGGACTTGATTACAACTATACTCAGCCTTCTGATTCAGATGAGTACGGTGGCAACACAGCTGACAGTGGGTACAGCAAAACAGAAGATCTAATTCGTCAGGACCAAGCTGAGATTGACACCCAGCGAGCGCCGGTTCAGTACCCTCCTCAACCCGAGGTTGAGTTCGGCTTCCCTCAAACATGCTACTGCGGTGCTCGTCCACTTCTAGCAACATCTCAAAGTAGAAATGAGCCAGGTAGATTGTACTATACGTGTGCAAATGTTGCTGATGGAGATTCCCATGTCTGGAAATGGTGGGATGTGGCTGTaatggaggagatgagagccATGGATACTCACACACTTCAGTTGGCTGAGAAAGTTGATTATCTTGCTGGTATGAGTGACTACCAGACAGAGCTTAACCAGATTAATGATCTCCAATACGAGACTGAGCAGAAAATGGTAAGGCTAGAAAAGCTAGTGTCTGAGTTAGGTAATAAGAAATCAACGTCTACCAATGGCTTTGGCTTTGAATACTTTGTAGGTGTAATCGTTATTGTGTTCGTTTTAATAGGTATGTGGCTCATGGTTTAGTTAATCATGGTCTCCTTTCTATTACATGACTTTGTAATGTGCTTTATCTGCTTCAGATGAATGAGTTATGTGTAATGACTTTGTAATGAACATGACCGTGTAATGTGTTAGTTTGTAATATGATGTGATGACTTTGTAATGTGATGACTTTGTAATGTGCTTTATGTGCTTTCTTTGCTCATGATTTATTATGTAATATGATGACTTTGTAAAGACCAAATAAGTGTACCGACATCCCCTTGCTCTCTTCTAGCCCGTGACTCTGTACCGACGTCCCATTGCTCGTAAACAAATCTCGTGACCTCTTCTAGCAAATCAAAGAGTCAGATACtttctttcaaattttgttATACAATAATCATCACGGGTCATGTTGTTTACATTTCTTATAGTCTATAAGTAGAAGtgtatgtttctttctttcaaatTCACCACTGCTCTACCTATTCTCAATACATATTCtctctttttcaatttttttatggcTTCTTCATCCCATTATCATTACCacaacgatgatgatgatgatgaatttgaaaCCCTATTTGAAGAATTTTTTGAAATCCCTGATATTATTCTCGAACCAAAAGAGCGAAAAACGCATTTTTATCGAGAGAAACCGGGAAGATGGCCACATGAAGctttggaatgattatttttcTGAAACTCCTACATATCCTCCCAATATATTCCGCCGACGGTTCCGAATGAACAAACCATTGTTCTTGCGTATTGTGCATCGTCTCTCTACACATGTAGACTATTTTCAGCCATCAGAAGATGCAGTCGGACGGGCTAGTCTATCTCTGCTCCAAAAATGTACCGCAGCAATTCATCAATTAGCGTATGGTGGTGGGGCTGATACAGTTGACGAGTATGTGCGACTTGGTGATACAACAGCTCGAAAATGTTTGTACcaatttaccgccggaataATCCACTTGTTTGGCGATGAATACCTAAGACGTCCCACCCCGGAGGATCTGCAAAGACTACTCCACATTGGAGAACAACATGGATTTCCAGGGATGgttggaagcatcgattgtatgcattgagagtggaagaattgccccaccgcttggaaaggaatgtattcacgaggaaCCGGAAAACCAACAATTGTGTTGGAGGCGGTAGCTTCATCGGACCTCTGGACCTGGCACGCAttttttggagctccaggtactatgaacgatcttaatattcttgatcgatcacctatttttgatgaaattatTAACGAAAATGCTCCACAAGTCAATTTCTATGTCAACGGAAGTGAGTACCATTTGGGTTACTATCTCGCCGATGgcatttatccgaaatgggctacttttattcaatctatctGACTTCCACAAGGtccaaaaaattgtttatttgcTAAAAAACAAGAAGTCGTCCGAAAAGATGTTGAGCGCGCCTTCGGAGTCCTGCAAGCTAGATTCGCCGTTGTTAGAAATCCATCTAATTTATgggataaaaacaaaataggAAATATTATGAAGACATGtataatactccataatatgattgtcgaagatGAACGAGATTCATACACTCAACACGCTTCAGAAtttcaacaaggagaagatGTGGATCCTACATTTGTAGTCAAGAGGACTAAAAGTCTTGGTACTATATTGGGTCGTCGAGCAGAAGTTCGGGATAGACAACGCCATCAACAATTAAAAGAAGATTTGACTGAAAATATATGTGCTAAATTTGGACATCTCCCTAACTACAATGTTTAAAAAAACTTGGACGGGAAAAAAAATAATCCAACGTTTAGTTTCTATGAATtcaataaaatgtttgtttgttttattttttcatgtttgtaatttttttgcccaattttgtaattttctcatgttttcaattttaatgttatatgttttattttaaatttttattctatatatcattacttatttaaataaataataagtttactaaaaaacatcaaaaagtcataccaataatttaattttttgggaTTGTCCTTAACTTTGGTCCTTAACCtcaaaataacaataaattaatCTAAGGACCTAACAATTAGTCCTAGCAATAATCATGGCCTAACTAACCAAATTCTGGAATTTTGGTCTTGCTCGGTTtgtgctcaaaaaaaaaaaaaaaaaaaaaaaaaaggtcttgCTCGGTTCAACAATTTTCCGACTAGGTGTCATACATTATGAGTTTTCTCAACAGAAAAATGTAATAGTATGGGCTTGTTGATTACATGGGAAAGGACATGAATTGACATCTCACATATGATATAATTTGCAATATTTGGCGAATATTTGTGGAGATGTCTCCACAAAACACAACTTCTGGCATATATCTCTCCACACCACATGGCCTTTGTGTTGCCTCGTGGGATCTCATTATTTTCTTcctgtttttctatttttttttttgacatcgaaaAATTATATTAGACTATCATGCTCCTGTTAAGCCAGCCTCAATAGCTAACCAACTGGGAGCTAGACCGCTTACAAAATCTGAGTTTATTTCACGTGATCGGGCACCTTTTGCTAGGTGATCCGCACGGACATTTTCTGATCTAGGAATAAAAGAAATCGAACAGCTAAGAAAATCATTGCAGAGGGCTTTAATTTCATCAAGTTCCGCAGCCAGAACCGGCCACAAGTTTTACCAATTGTTCGCAGTCTGACTCCAAGTGGACCTCACGCCATCCCGCAGTTAGCAGCTCTTGCATTGCCCATAACATACCTTCTGCTTCTGCGTGAAGAGGTGATGATGTTTTTATATCTCCTTTCACTCCAAACAGAGTCGGTGCGTCGTCCTTCAGGAGCACAAAGCCCAGTCCCGTCGCTTCGGTTGTGCTTTTCCACGATGCGTCTACTTGGCATCGCCA
The window above is part of the Brassica napus cultivar Da-Ae chromosome C8, Da-Ae, whole genome shotgun sequence genome. Proteins encoded here:
- the LOC106363475 gene encoding glutathione S-transferase T3-like codes for the protein MASKYPYSRSSSYIGLLNSQHKTVNHENYPYGSFHSSVNLGASEISPFSSQQPDVPDQPIVTPVERRERKKWTPAMDEVLISGWLNTSKDVVVGNNQNARIFWERVEAYCKASPHGRAGGVMTENLHCKQRWHKINDLTNKFCGAFATAERQMTSG